The following nucleotide sequence is from Phycisphaera sp..
TTCGCTCTGGCTGGGCCGCCGTTTGTATGCCAATACAACACACCCACCGGCTTCGCCGGAAGGAGAACCGTCATGACAACCAACCCCGACACTGTCCGTGATACGGTCCGCGAGGGCTACGCCAAGATCGCGCGCGATGGCCAATGGTCCAGCGTCCAGAGCACCCCGACCGCCGGCGGATCGTGCTGCGGCGCAGGCGGCGGTGGCGGTGGTTGCTGCGGCCCCACCACGCTCACCGCCGATCAGGTCGCCTCCGCTGTGGGCTACGCCAACGACGACCTCTCCGCCTTACCCGAGGGCGCGAACATGGGCCTCTCGTGCGGCAACCCGACCGCCATCGCTGCGCTCCAGCAGGGCGAGGTCGTGCTCGACCTGGGCAGCGGCGGCGGCATGGACTGCTTCCTGGCGGGCCCGCGCGTCGGTGCCACCGGCCGCGTCATCGGGGTCGACATGACCCCCGACATGCTGAGCAAGGCCCGCAAGAACATCGAGAGCTACAAGAGCCAGAGCGGCCTTGACAACGTCGAGTTCCGGCTGGGCGAGATCGAGCACCTCCCGCTGGCCGACGCCAGCATCGACGTGGTGCTGAGCAACTGCGTGATCAACCTCTCACCCGATCAGGCCCAGGTGTGGCGTGAGGTCGCCCGCGTGCTCAAGCCCGGGGGTCGTGTGGCGATCAGCGATCTGGCGCTCCTCAAGCCACTGCCCGAGTCGGTTGTAGCCGACGTTGAGGCCCTTGTCGGTTGCGTGGCCGGGGCGAAGCTCGTCGACACAATCCGTGCAGACATGGAGGCGGCGGGCCTCGCCGACATCCAACTCGCCAGCAAGCCCGAGTACGTCGAGGCCATGACCACCTGGCAGGATCCGCTCTACCAGAAGATCATCGCCGCCCTTCCCAAGGGCTCGAAGATGAGCGAGTACGTGACCAGCCTCGACATCGCCGCTCGCAAGCTGTGAGGCGTTCTCAGACGAGTGCCGATCGCGCTAGACTCGCCCCGTGAGGTTCGACACCAGCCAGCACATGCGTCTCGGGCAGCAGATGAAGCTGTCGCCCAGGGTCATCCAGTCGATGGAGATCCTGCAGATGCCCCTGGCCGACCTCGAGCAACGCATCGAGGAAGAGCTCGAGGGCAACATGGCCCTTGAGATCGTCGAGCACGTCGCCGACAAGACGGCCAAGAAGGACGAGACCGACCGCCCAGACCGCGAGCTGACCATCACCGACCAGGGCAACGCCCAGGACGACTTCGCACGCCTGGACAGCTACCAGACCGACCAGCCCGACGCCGCCGACAACTCCTTCGACGGCCCCAGCCGGGCGAACCTGGAGCCCGGCGCACCCAGCCGTATCAACTCTGGCGAGCGCGACGGCAAGATGGACGCCATGGCCGCCGCCCCCGCCCGACAGGCTTCGGTCAGCGAGCAGCTCCGCGACCAGTGGGCCCTGACCGAGATGGACGCCGAGCTGCGATCGGTGGGCGGCTACCTCATCTCGTTCATCGACGAGGACGGCTACCTCCGCACCCCGCTCGAGGACATCGCCCGCCAGGCCCCCGAGCCCCTGGCCGAGTCGGTCGGCGGACGCGACAAGCTGCTCGAGCAGCTCCCCTGGGTGCTCGAAGAGGCCCAGCTCGCGCTCGAACCGACGGGCGTAGGTGCACGAGATGCCCGTGAGTGCCTGCTGCTCCAGCTCGATGCCGTCCAGATCGACCCGGACTTTAACGAGGACGAGGCCACCGACGACGCGATCGAATCCGCCCGCTGGCTCGTAGCCGATCACCTCGACGACCTGATGAACAACCGGCTGCCCAAGATCGCCGAGGCAACCACGCTGACGATGGAGGAGATCAAGACCGGCGTGCAACTGCTCCGCCGCCTGAGCCTCGCGCCTGGGAAGCGGCTGGCCCCCGATCGCAGCGAGCCGATCATCCCCGACGCCATCGTGGAGTACGAAGAGGACAACGACAGATACGTCGCGTACCTCAACGACCGAAACTTGATGAACCTGCGCATCAACCGAGAGTACTCGGAGATGGTGCGCACGCGCGAGCTCGACAAGCAGGGCCGCGACTTTGTCCGCAAGAACCTGAGCAACGCCCAGTGGCTAGTCGACGCTATCGGCCAGCGGCGTGACACGTTGCTGCGGGTCATCCACGCCGTGCTCGACGCCCAACGGGATTTCTTCGACTATGGGCCCGAGAGCCTCAAGCCCCTGCCGATGACACAGGTAGCTGAGCAACTTGGCATCCACGTCGCCACGGTCTCGCGCGCGGTGTCCGACAAGTACCTGCAAACCCCGCGGGGTGTCGTTCCGCTGCGTCGCTTCTTCACCGGCGGCACCCAGAACGACGCGGGCGACGACGTGAGCTGGGCCGCCATCAAGGCCGCCATGCAGGACGTGGTCGACAACGAGAACAAGGCCAAGCCGCTGAGCGACGAGGCCATCGTGCGGGAACTCAAGAAGCGCG
It contains:
- the arsM gene encoding arsenite methyltransferase, producing MTTNPDTVRDTVREGYAKIARDGQWSSVQSTPTAGGSCCGAGGGGGGCCGPTTLTADQVASAVGYANDDLSALPEGANMGLSCGNPTAIAALQQGEVVLDLGSGGGMDCFLAGPRVGATGRVIGVDMTPDMLSKARKNIESYKSQSGLDNVEFRLGEIEHLPLADASIDVVLSNCVINLSPDQAQVWREVARVLKPGGRVAISDLALLKPLPESVVADVEALVGCVAGAKLVDTIRADMEAAGLADIQLASKPEYVEAMTTWQDPLYQKIIAALPKGSKMSEYVTSLDIAARKL
- the rpoN gene encoding RNA polymerase factor sigma-54, with protein sequence MRFDTSQHMRLGQQMKLSPRVIQSMEILQMPLADLEQRIEEELEGNMALEIVEHVADKTAKKDETDRPDRELTITDQGNAQDDFARLDSYQTDQPDAADNSFDGPSRANLEPGAPSRINSGERDGKMDAMAAAPARQASVSEQLRDQWALTEMDAELRSVGGYLISFIDEDGYLRTPLEDIARQAPEPLAESVGGRDKLLEQLPWVLEEAQLALEPTGVGARDARECLLLQLDAVQIDPDFNEDEATDDAIESARWLVADHLDDLMNNRLPKIAEATTLTMEEIKTGVQLLRRLSLAPGKRLAPDRSEPIIPDAIVEYEEDNDRYVAYLNDRNLMNLRINREYSEMVRTRELDKQGRDFVRKNLSNAQWLVDAIGQRRDTLLRVIHAVLDAQRDFFDYGPESLKPLPMTQVAEQLGIHVATVSRAVSDKYLQTPRGVVPLRRFFTGGTQNDAGDDVSWAAIKAAMQDVVDNENKAKPLSDEAIVRELKKRGIEIARRTVAKYRDQLEIPAARIRKTF